One window from the genome of Salvelinus namaycush isolate Seneca chromosome 19, SaNama_1.0, whole genome shotgun sequence encodes:
- the LOC120063883 gene encoding ly6/PLAUR domain-containing protein 6-like, with amino-acid sequence MEPWPAVAWVLLLMVLADCLKTAQSKDFTEQDIIYLHPSTTPFPGGFKCFTCEEAPDNYECNRWAPDLYCPRESRYCYTRHKMDMEGNSVSVTKRCVALGDCLSTGCSEEDHEGTRVCTACCEGNICNLPLPWNVTEAVFATTSPLSGTTGLSQCYTLIVTC; translated from the exons ATGGAACCCTGGCCTGCAGTGGCCTGGGTCCTACTGCTGATGGTCCTCGCTGATTGCCTGAAAACGGCCCAATCAAAGGACTTCACAGAACAGGATAtcatctacctccatccctcaa CTACTCCATTCCCAGGCGGGTTCAAGTGCTTCACCTGTGAAGAAGCACCTGACAACTATGAGTGTAATCGCTGGGCGCCAGACCTGTACTGCCCACGAG AGTCTAGATACTGTTACACGCGGCACAAGATGGACATGGAGGGGAACAGTGTCTCTGTGACAAAGCGTTGTGTTGCTTTGGGAGACTGCCTCTCTACTGGATGCTCTGAAGAAGACCATGAAGGAACCAGG GTTTGCACAGCGTGCTGTGAGGGGAATATCTGTAACCTTCCTCTCCCCTGGAACGTGACGGAGGCTGTGTTCGCCACCACCTCACCCCTCAGCGGCACCACAGGGCTCTCACAGTGCTACACACTAA tagtcacatgt